The genomic region TATTAGTATAAGAAAGTATAAGAAAGAACTATAGTAAAGAGAGataaaggaaagggggggcctAAGAATAAAAATAGCTAGGGGTAAAAAGAGCTATAAAGATAAGACTATAAAgataactataaaggaaggaagccttCTTAATTAAAGAGGATATATTATACCTCTTTAgttatagctaataatatTTATTCTTTTACCCTATTTTtatactttagatataagtatactttattaatataagtattttATACCGTTATAGATTgctatatagttttatatatTATCGTAAATATAGATATTTAATACttaagactatttaattagaGCTTAATAGCCTTtttactatattaatatattaatatataggaGTCCTTATATTATAATGCGCTAAGTAGGGATAGGAAGAGTATAAAGGGAATATACTTTATAGTTTAATATCTTTCTTgccttaatataataggtaTAGGATAGtactaatataatataatatatactaatatcttaattaaattaGAGTAGTACTAGCTATATAGATAGAAAGTACTAGCCGTATAGATATTTTACTTTTATTATTTTTctagctaattatatattatatagctcCTACccctatataaataaggtataTAAGCGCGGGCCGCTTATAGtagcctattatagcctatataaAACACTATATAGTAGTATAATAggtaatattatagctacGCCTCTTAACGCGcctttaatagctatattataggCTTGCGACTAAGGGTAAAAGACTATAGATAACGACGATAACGATAATAATAACGACGATAATAATAACGGCTAAGAAGGCATTATAAAATAGCTATAGCGGCAGGCAGTAAGTAAcgcaggagggggggctACTTAGGCCTATTAATAGCATTACTAATAGCGGTAGCtttagctttatagctaACTAGCCTAGCTCGGCCTAAAATAATATAGCCCTAATACGTTATGCAATAAAGATTCTTTATAGACGATGTCTAgggtatatataatatactatCTAGATCGCCCTAATACATTCTGCACTACGGACCGCGGCGAAGGAAAGCAATAATAGTAGACTAAGAGAATAGGCAATTTAGACGTTTAATTAAATAGGTATCTAGCTAAGGAGACTCGCTCTATCTAAGTCATTCTCCTGCCAGTGCGGTACCAGCCAGGTGATGTTCGTATGATATCGCTCCCGATCTTGCCCCGAGTACGCTCAACTTGAGTTGCAAATAGAAACGGACAGAAATGGTCATCATAAATGACCGGAATCTCCTCCATTTAAATGATGAGGCAGCGACTGAATATCCAAAACACGTGAAGAGGCTGTGTGTTAGCGTATTGGCCGAGCGAAGTACCGGCACACTAAACATCGTAGGCGGGGTACACGCCGTCGAGCAATATCAACCAACCAAGTCAGGTaagccctcctcgtcgagtaAACCAAGCAATGCAAAGAATTCCGTCAAGCAAGTAAAGAAAAGGGGTCATTTTTTGCTTTACTTAGTTAATGGACATACTGCGTCGGCCTACTGAACAGCAGGCAGTAATTGgatcgcatcgtcgtcgacgaatGCCACCTCACGGCAGTGATGCTGACGTCCAACTTGTGGCAGCCAGTTGGCCTCTGCAACGGCGCTCGCGGTACGGTCCACGATATCGGCTGGGCACGTAGGGCCAACCCCATCCAAGACCCTCCCTGTGTTATCATGATGGAGTTTGACTAATATAGCGGACCGGTGTTCCTGACCACTCCTGATGGTAGGAAGATTGTGCCGATTCTCCTAGTGGAGAGGGACTTCCTTATCGCAGGCACTCTCTGCACTCGCACCCAGTTTCCCCTGATCGTTTGCTACGCAATTACCGTGCACAAGTCGCAAAGCATTACCGAAGACATGATCGTTACGGATCTGTCCTGCCGTGACTTTCAGACCGGTTTGAGCTACGTCGCCGTGTCACGCGTGAAGACGCTGCAGGGTCTGATGCTGGATGCGCCGTTCGACCGCAATCACCTGACTTACGCGTCTCCGCCCGAGGGCATCAAGATGAAGATGAGAGATCAGCAGATCCGCAGACGACAGTTTATTACTCAGAACCCCTACAAGTCAGACCACGGGCCAGCGCAACTCCAGGTGATGCGGCTTGCGTTCAAGAAATGTTGCCAAATTTATCCGTGGGCGCACATAATAACTAATGATTGCATGATTGTAAATATTTGACTGCTCGGTGGCTGTCTGCTTAACCTGTTGGCCCGTGGACTCGCAGCCTGCGGCTGATTGTACCCCTTGCACTTCACAGCGCAAGGGGTGGCGTAGTATTTTATTTGGGAAACTTATTCGATTAATGTATAGTCAGCCTACGGCTGAATGATGGAAATGGAGCAACTCGGCAACCTGACCTAGGTATTCAGCCACGGGTCTTGAAGAAGTTCCTTCGCTGTAGGGCGTGCGGCCGGATCCCAGGTAAGGGCTCTTCGAATGAACTGGAGGAACTTGGTATTATCCTCAAGCTTAGTTTCAGCCGCCGCGAGAGTCTTCTCCCTCGGTATAGGCACGAACTCGCTCCAGTTTCCTGAGCAGATTGAACGGTTAGAAGGTCCGTCGGGGAATTTCAATACCGGAGTAGGCATCCGTTATGCGTACCTTGTTCATCCCAGTACTCGAGCGCTCTGTTGCGATGCCGATTGAGAAGCCCTGGAGGCGGTGGGCCCAGCGCTGCAATGAGTTCGGCGAAGTGAGCTCCGTCGGAGAAACTTCCGTCTTCTTTGCGGGCGCTGAATAGCGTTCTTCCTTGAAGGAGATCCCATGCCTAGGACAAGAGAAGAAAAGTTAGTGACTGTGCTGGTGGAGCTGCAACTTTGATTTGGGCACATACGGTAAGTCCCACGCTCCAGATGTCGACCGGATAGCTCCATTGAATATGCAAGAGCGTCTCTGGGGCTCGATACATGATTGGCATGATGTCGCCGGCATGGGGACCGGGGCCGAGCCTAGCTTCT from Purpureocillium takamizusanense chromosome 12, complete sequence harbors:
- a CDS encoding DNA helicase (EggNog:ENOG503P64X~COG:D), yielding KIVPILLVERDFLIAGTLCTRTQFPLIVCYAITVHKSQSITEDMIVTDLSCRDFQTGLSYVAVSRVKTLQGLMLDAPFDRNHLTYASPPEGIKMKMRDQQIRRRQFITQNPYKSDHGPAQLQ